In the Vicinamibacteria bacterium genome, CAGAAAAACGACGACGGCGCATCCAACGAGGAACCTTGGTGGCCAACGTTCAGTTTTCATCTGTTCATCTCCTCTTGAGTATAGTCAAGCCGTAGAGCGCGACCGTGGTGAGGAGCAGCACCGACACGGAGGCGGCGCGACTCGCGACCGGTGCGAGCTCGAGCCGACTGAAGCGCTCCTCGAGCTTTTCCTGAAGGATCGCCACTTCGAGGCTGCGCGTCCCCGACGACCCCGACCGATGCGAACCGTCGAAGAGTCGGCTCGCGAAGCTCTCGTTCAACACGACGACGGGCTCGGAGCCCCAGAGGTCCGACTCGGACGGTCTTTCTGTCCCTTTGTTGACAAAATAGTATACATTCTAGTAAGCTTGTGATCATTCGGAGGGATTCTTTGTGGCCGCGATGGTTCGCATCAAGAACGAGGATCACGAAATGTTGAAGAGGTTGGCCGATTCAACGGGTGCGACGATGTCTGACCTCATCAGTCGTGCGATCGAGGAATTTCGGCGGAAGCATTTTCTGCAAGGGCTTTCGGAGGACTATCGGGCGTTGCGTGCTCGCGACGCCGAGTGGGCTGAGGAGTTGGAAGAGCGTCACGTTTGGGACGCCGCGAGCGGCGACGATATCGAGGAGTCCTAGGTCGTGCGGCGACCTTCGCGGGGCGACGTCTGGATGGTCGATTTGAATCCGGTCGTCGGTCGTGAACAAGCCGGGACCCGGCCTGCCGTGGTCCTGTCGGTAGACGAGCTCAACCAGAGCGCCGCCGATCTCGTGATGGTGCTTCCCTTGACCAGCCGTGAGAAGCGAGTGCGATCTCATGTCGAGGTGCGCGAGCGCGAAGCAGGACTTGCCGTGCGCAGCTTCGTTAAGTGCGAGGACATCCGGTCGATTTCGACTCGCCGGCTGGAGCGGCGACTCGGATCCATCTCGGCTGATACGCTCGTTTCGATCGAGGACCGTCTGAGGATCCTTCTCGGGCTTTGACGGTTCTTCGAGGGTGACGCGAAGAAATGCGCGATTGAAAGACATAGAGACGCGGCGGCGTTTCCTGACAGCGTTCGCAGGATCGAGCCTGCTCCCGGGCGTTCTCTGGGCGAAGCTCCAGGAATCGGGCGGAGGCGAAATCGACGACGCCATGCTCGCCGATGCCGCCCGCGTGGCGGGCGTCGATCTTTCCGCCGAGGAGCGGCGCGAGATGCTCGCGACCGTGAACAAGAACCTCGCGAACTACGCGAAGACGCGTGCGGTCGATCTACCCTTCACCGTCGTTCCGCCGCTCTACTTCAATCCCGTCGTGCCGGGATCTTCGGTGCGCGGCGCCGCCGGTCGATTCCGTCCGAGCGCAACGCCGCCAGTGAGTCGACCCGCGAACGTCGAAGAGCTTGCCTTCTGGCCCGTGCTGCGTCTCGCGGCGCTGCTCGAGTCCCGCCAGTTGACCTCGATCGAGCTTACCGAGCTCTACCTCGCGCGGCTCCAGCGCTACGATCCGCGCCTTCACTGCGTCGTCACGCTCACGGGACAGCTCGCTCGCGAGCAGGCCCGCCGGGCCGACGAGGAGATCGCCGCGGGCCAGTACCGCGGGCCGCTCCACGGCATTCCTTGGGGCGCCAAGGACCTCATCGCCAAGCGCGGCTACAAGACGACGTGGGGCTCCGAGGCGTTTCGCGATCAGGTGGTGGATCTGGATGCGACGGTCGTGACCCGGCTCGAGGAGGCAGGGGCCGTCCTCGTCGCCAAGCTCTCGACCGGCGAGCTCGCCCGGGGGGATCGCTGGTTCGGCGGGCAGACCCGGAACCCCTGGAACCTCGAGGAGGGTTCGGGCGGCTCGTCCGCCGGGCCGGGGGCGGCGACGGCCGCAGGCCTCGTCGGCTTCTCGCTCGGAACGGAGACGCTCGGCTCGATCATGGGGCCATCGCGCATTTGCGGCGTGACGGGACTGCGGCCCACCTACGGGCGGGTGAGCCGGCACGGTGTGATGCCCGCGGCATGGAGCCTGGACAAGGTCGGTCCGATGTGCCGAAGCGTCGAGGACTGCGCGCTGGTCCTCAGCGCCATCAGCGGCCCCGACGGCATGGACCTCTCGCTCGCGGATCGGTCGTTCGACTGGGACGGAGGTCTGGACGTACGGACCCTTCGGGTCGGTTACCTGGAAGACGCGTTCGAGGAAGAGCGCTCGGGCGAAGCCGCGTCGAAGGAGAACGACGAGGCAGTCCTCGAAGTCCTCCGCTCCCTCGGGGTGAAGCTCGAGCCCGTCGCCCTTCCCGCTCACGCGGACCTGGACGCGCTCATGATGCTCCTCGTCGAAGAGGCGTCGTCCCTGGACGAGCTCACGCGGAGCGGGCGGGACGAGCTTCTCATCAAGGACCGGGACGAGCCCGAAGCGATGCTCCTTCGTGCGCATCGGCTCGTGCCCGGGGTGGAGTACTTCCAGATGAGCCGCCACCGGATGCGGCTGATGGAGGAGATGGCGCGACTCTTCGAGCGGGTCGACGTGTACGTCGCTCCTTTTCTGACGCCCTCGGGAAACCTCAACCTCCGCGCGACCAACGCCACCGGTCATCCCGGCGTCGCCGTGCCGACCGGACTCAATGCGATGGGCACTCCGACGTCCATCCACCTCGTGGGGAAGCTCTACGGAGAAAAGGAGCTCCTGGCGCTGGCGAAAGCCTACCAGGACGCGACCGGCCACCACCTCCGGTATCCGAATCTCGACTAGATCTCGTTCTTCACGACAGCGCGCGCGAAGCCTACGAGAGATCGGTTGCGCTCGACCCCGACGATCCTCTTCTCCTCGCGGTTACGGCGAGCTCGTCTCTGCGCCTTTCTGTTAAGAAAGCACGGCATCGCCGCCGGTCGCTCCCTGTCCTCCGCTCGCCGAAGGCGTGCTAACATCGAGCCTGCGCAATCCCCCGCGGAGGAAACATGATCTCGATCAAAGTCAATGGGACGACAAGGAACGTCGACGTCGAGCCCGGGACGCCGCTTCTCTGGGTCTTGAGGGACACGCTCGAACTCACCGGGACGAAGTACGGCTGTGGTATCGCGGAGTGCGGTGCCTGCACCGTTCACGTGGACGGGACGGCCACGCGCTCCTGCATCACTCCCGTCTCCACCGTGGAGGGGCAGGAGATCGTAACCATCGAGGGCCTGGCGCAAGGAGACTCCCTGCACCCCGTCCAGCAGGCCTGGCTCGACGAGGACGTCGTCCAGTGCGGTTATTGCCAGTCGGGGCAGATCATGAGCGCCGCCGAGCTCCTGGCCCACAACCAGCAACCGACCGATGCGGACATCGACGGTGCGATGAGCGGCAACATCTGCCGCTGCGGAACCTACGGGCGCATCCGCTGCGCCATCAAGCGCGCGGCGAAGATGCTTCGGGGGGAGCCGGTTGAGCCGGTAGAAGGGGTGCTGCGATGATGGACCGCGAGACTCTGAACCGTCGCGGCTTTCTCAAGATCGGCAGCGCCGCAGCATCCGGCCTCGTGCTCGGTTTCTACATGCCCGAAAAGATGGGTCGCGGGATTCTCCGCGCCCAGGGCCCATTCGCTCCCAATTCGTTCGTCCGAATTGCTCCCGACGACGCCGTCACCATCATCGTGAACAAGTCGGAAATGGGGCAGGGCGTCTACACCTCTCTCCCCATGCTGCTCGCCGAGGAGCTCGACTGCGACTGGAGCCGGATCCGGATCGAGTCGGCGCCGGCGCGGGCGGAGTACAACGACCCGATGATGGGCGAGCAGACGACCGGCGGAAGCACGAGCGTCATGTCTTCCTGGGAGCCGTTCCGCAAGGCGGGCGCCACCGCGCGAGCCCTCCTCCTCCAGGCCGCCGCCACCGGCTGGGGCGTCGATGCGAAGTCGCTCCGGACCGAGAACGGGGTGGTGCATCACGACGCCAGCGGGAAGAAGGCTACCTACGGCGAGCTCTCGGAAAGAGCGGCGGGGCTTCCCCTTCCCGCCGACGTTCCGCTGAAGGACCCCAAGGACTTCAAGCTCATTGGAACGAACGTCCGCCGACTCGAGGGCCGCGACAAAGTCACCGGGGCGGCGAAGTTCAGCATCGACGTACGCCTTCCCGGCATGCTCACCGCCGTCGTGGCGCATCCGCCCGTCTGCGGCGGGACGGTGAAGAGCTACCACGCGGACAAGGCGATGGCGGTGAAGGGGGTCGTCAAGGTCAAGCCGATCTCGACCGGAATCGCCGTCATTGCGAAAGACTTCTGGACGGCGCGAGTGGCCCGTGAGGAGCTCGAGATCGTCTGGGACGACGGACCGAACCGAATGGTGTCGACCGAGGCAGCCCGCGCGGAGTACCGCGGGCTCGCTTCCCAGCCGGGGACAGTAGCCGAGAACGAGGGCGATGCGGAGAAGGCGATCGCCTCCTCGGCAAAGCGGATCGAAGCAGTGTACGAGGTTCCCTACCTCGCCCACGCGGCGATGGAGCCCTTGAACGCCGTCGCGCACGTCCAAGCGGATCGATGCGACATCTGGGCGGGAACTCAGTATCAAACGATGGACCAACGGGTCGGCGCCGCCATCACCGGCCTCAAACCCGAGCAGGTCTTCATCCACACCACACTCCTCGGAGGCGGATTCGGGCGCAGGGCCAACCTTACGTCGGATTTCGTATCCGACGCCGTCGAGGTCGCGAAGGGCGAAGGGGTCCCGGTCAAGACAATCTGGACGCGCGAAGAGGACATCCAGTGCGGCTACTTCCGCCCCATGTTCGTCCACAAGCTGAGCGCCGGCGTCGACGCGAACGGAATGCCCACGGGGTGGCACCAGCGGCTCGTGGGCCAGTCGATCGCCCAGGGCACGTTCCTCGAGCCCTTCATGATGAAGGAGGGCATCGACATGTCGTCGGTCGAGGGAGCGGCGCACATGCCCTACGCCATCCCCCATCGACGGGTCGAGTCTCACAACGCCGCGAAGACTATTTCCGTCCTGTGGTGGCGCTCCGTCGGACATACCCACACCGGGTTCGTCAACGAGTGCTTCTTCGACGAAGTGGCGTACGCCGGAGGCCAGGATCCCTTTGAGCTCCGGAGAAAGCTTCTCCAGAACGAGCCGCGGCATCTGGCGGTGCTCGAGCTCGCGGCGGAAAAAGCGGGCTGGGGAAATCCCCTTCCCGAGGGCCGCGCGCGCGGGATCGCCCTACGCAAGTCGTTCGAGAGCTACGTCGCTGAGGTCGCCGAAGTCTCGCTCGACCCCGACGGCGAAGTCCGGGTGCACAAGGTCGTCTGCGCGGTCGATTGCGGAATCGCGGTCAACCCGTGGAACGTCGTGGCGCAGATGGAGAGCGCGATCGTGTACGGCCTTACCGCCGCTCTCTACAGCGAGCTCACCATCGATAAGGGACGCGTCCAGCAGAGCAACTTCCACGACTATCCGGTGCTGCGCATCGATCGAATGCCGGAGATCGAGGTGCACCTGGTGAAGAGCACCGAGCCCCCGACGGGTGTGGGAGAGCCGGGCGTTCCGCCCATCGCCCCGGCGGTGGCGAACGCGCTCTTCGCCCTCACAAGAAAGCGGGTGCGGAAGCTCCCCATCCGGATGAGCGAAGCGGTTTAGCAAGAAATCCCAGTCGAGGCAAGAACCTTCATGCCGTCGTTTTTGAGCGGGACGCCTCGCCGGGCGACGCCGGGGCCTGATACCACTGAGGTTTGGCAACCACCACAGGCTTGGAAGGCTGCGATCGGAAGTGGGGCGACATGATCTGCACGCCGAACTCTTTGAAAGCGTCCTGAATGTTGGGATGATCGGGAAACGTCTCGTGCATTACGACATCGCGTGCCGCCACAATCGCTCCAGCTCGGTGGCGACGAGACTCTTGATTCGCTCGTCCGGTATCCGTCGAATCCATCCCCTAGCACGTTGGATGCTGAATGGCCGCCCGAGCTCTAGCTCTGGCAGCGAGGCGAAGCGTCGCCCCCTTCGAGTCGAGAGGTACAGGCTATCGACGAGTGCCTTCTCGGCGCTCGCAATCAAGAAGCTCTGCTGACCGTGGTACCAATCGAATCCATCAAAGAACCTCGGAACGATCTGATGGAACGAGTATTCGCCCAACGGCGTGGTCTCGATGTGGGAGTGAGCGGTCGTTGCCGCATAGACGACGTGAGGAATCTGCTCGATCATCCCGTGAAGATGAAGCGCGGAGACGAAGGACACGTAGGCTCGGTGAACTCCGCTCAGATAGCTCACCAGCAAAAAACGGTTGAAGCGAGGATCGGAAGGCACGCACCACACCCCGCGCGCGACGCGGCTCACGACGCCTTGGCGCTCCAATCCCCGCAAGGCCTGGCTCGCCGCCCCCACCGACGTGCCGCGGAGAGCCGCGATCTCCCGCGTGCGAAAAACGGGCCGATCCAGCAGCTGCATCGTGCGCACGATGGAGGGCTTGCTCACTGTTGGAGGCTCAGCTCGATCAGGGAAACGGCGGTCAAGCGAACCTGATCCCAAACTTCTTTCGAGCCGTACCGCTTTTGACTCTCCGGACTCAGAAAGCTGAGCACGGTATCGCGAAACTCATCGTACTCGACCGAGTAAGTGTTGGTTAGCGCCGTTTCCAGCTCTCGTGGCGAGAATGTTGTCCGCAGATCCAGCTCAACGAGCTCGGGCTGGGCGCTCAGAACGTGCAGATCGAAGATGTCGCGCGCCTGGGGTACGCGTCGTCCGATCAGAGCGTGGATCTTTTGCCGCACGGCTGCATCGGCTGCATAGTGCGGGACGATGAGGGACGGCGTGCGATACGGAGCGAGCACTTCTGGTCGAATCGCTTCGACGCGGATCGGCTGATCCATTCCACGGCGGGAAAACTCGATCTTCGTTGGCAGATCCTCACCGGAAGTCGTCTCGAGGTGTATCTTGAAGCGCTGCACTGTTTCCGTCTGCTTGGCTTTCGATAGGTTCGGCCGGCGGACACGGTCGATTCCGTAGGTCCGGGCGGTCGTGTTCAGCCCGCCTGATTCCAGAATCGACATTACCTTCTCCTGGAGTTGATGGACCGGCTCCTGGTGAATGTCCACATCCAGGTCCTCGGAGTAGCGTTCGCTGCCAAAAAAGAAACGGAGGTTGCAGCCCCCCTTGATCGCGAAATGATCGGCCGAAACGGAGCTGGCAAAAGCTCGTAGAAACGCTATGTGAAAGGCCTCGACGACGGCCAAAAGCGACACGATATATGTAGTATAAGTATGGTTTATCCTAAATTACAATACATATATCTGATCCCACCCCCACCGCCCCGATGCGATTATCTCCACGGGGCCCTCGCATCGTCGCACCAACTTCGGTCCCGAGAACGAGGCTACCGACGCGAGAAGGAGAGTGGGTGTCAAGGTTTCCTCTCGACGGGCGGCGCACCGAGAACCACGTCGCCCTTCAGGATGGATACGGCCTTCTGGAGCTTCCCGGTGATGACAAAGAGGGCCTCTCGACACTTCGCCAGCGCTTCGATCTCGAGAGCCCGCAGGCGCTCGACGCGGCTCTCATCCACGCTCCCCCCTTCGTCGAGAGAGAGGTAGAGCGCGTGCACGTCGTAAGCAGCGGGCTCGGGGCTCTGATCGAACTCGCTCGACCAGTCGGAGGCGCCGAAGCTCATTTGCCGCTCGGCGCGATAGGCGGCGGAGGATAACCGAGCCCCCCAGCTCATCGTCGATACTTCGCGGAGGGCCTCTCGCGCCGATGCCGAGTCACCCAACTCGACGCTCGCGCGCGCGCGCCGAAGAGCGAGAAAATCACTCAGGTACGGCGAGGTCTTCATCACCGCGCCTTCCGAGCTCAGGCTGAGAAGCCAGGGGACGAGCTCGCGTCGTGCACGCATCAGGCGAAGGTTCCGCGTGCGCCAGTCCGCGCCTGCGACCTCGGTTGTCTCGAGTGTTCGCGCCCAGCGCTCTGCCTCGGCGACGGACTCTACCAGCACGTCCGCTCTTCGAACGTCCTCGAGGGCCTCGAGAACGAAGCGGGCAACCTCGCCGAGATCGAAAGGGAGAGCTTCCGCGGCGTCGACTCGCAACAGAGACAGCGCGGCGAGCTTCAGGTCGTGCGGGAGATTCCGGTACGACACGGCGGAGATGCGGTCGTGCTGGGTGTGGTAATAGGGAGAGAACGCGTTCGGACCGTCCTGGCCGTGGGCCTCGAACCACAGCAGATAGCCCGCCGAGGCGCCGCCAACGGCGGCGAGCGTCCAGGCGTCGACCCAATCGGTGACCCCAGGTCTCAACGTGACGCGATCGGAGAGACCGATGTCGCTAAGGAGCTTCCGGTGGAACGCCGAGGCCTCGAGCGTCCCGTAGAAATAGCCGCGTTCCGCCGCCCAGCCAGCGCCGTCGACATTGAAGACGTACGCCAGGCGGGACGTGATCTCAGGATGCGCTCGGACGAAAGCGTGCGAGCCTCGAAGCCAGTCGAATTCCGCATCGGCGGCGCCGGTCTCCTCGCTCCCGAAGGAAACGAAGAGGTGCGAGCGTCGAGGAGGCGCCGGACGAGCGCTGAGGACGCGAGCGAGCTCGAGGACGACCGCGACCCCGACGGCGTCGTCCTGAGCCCCGCGAAACCAACGGTCGTGGTGGGCGGTGGCCGCCACCCATTCGCTGGCAACGTCCGTTCCCTCGAGTACGCCGAGGACGTTCTCGGACTCGCCGAGCTCGGAATCGACGCGGTTCTCGAGCTCGAGCTCCACCGGTCCCGCGCCGAGCCTCCGCTTCAAGCTCGAAGCGTCGGCGATGGAGATCCCGACGCTCGGAATGGCGTCGTGATAAATGACCGTGTTCTGCTTCAGTGCATCGTCGAGCGAGCGTCCCGGGTAGTCGTGGAAGACGATGGCAGAAGCTCCTCGGGCCGCGGCCTCGAAGATCGCGAAACCCGGCCACGAGGTCCACTCCACGAGAACAGCCTTGCCTTCGACGTCTCCGAGATCGGCGTAATCGGCGGCCATGCCCTGACCGGCGTCGATCAGAGATGTGACCAGGGTCCTTCCCTCGTCGCGGTTTCCGCGCCGGTACTCGATGCCGTCCCATTGGCCCCAGGTGCCTCCGCCGGAGTGCAGGGTGATGGAGTCGAGGCGCTCGCCGTTCGTCGACAAACTCACTTCGCCATAGTCGAAGGCCCGCACGGGGAAGCGCTGGCGGCGCACTTCGAGGCCGAGCTTCTCGAGCTCCACGGCGATGACATCGGCAAGGGCTCGCTCCTCCGGGCTTCCGGAAACAGCGCTCGCGAATCCGGCTCCGGACGGGCTTTGCGCGACCGTCTCGGAGA is a window encoding:
- a CDS encoding toxin-antitoxin system protein, which codes for MLKRLADSTGATMSDLISRAIEEFRRKHFLQGLSEDYRALRARDAEWAEELEERHVWDAASGDDIEES
- a CDS encoding type II toxin-antitoxin system PemK/MazF family toxin is translated as MRRPSRGDVWMVDLNPVVGREQAGTRPAVVLSVDELNQSAADLVMVLPLTSREKRVRSHVEVREREAGLAVRSFVKCEDIRSISTRRLERRLGSISADTLVSIEDRLRILLGL
- a CDS encoding amidase, with the translated sequence MKDIETRRRFLTAFAGSSLLPGVLWAKLQESGGGEIDDAMLADAARVAGVDLSAEERREMLATVNKNLANYAKTRAVDLPFTVVPPLYFNPVVPGSSVRGAAGRFRPSATPPVSRPANVEELAFWPVLRLAALLESRQLTSIELTELYLARLQRYDPRLHCVVTLTGQLAREQARRADEEIAAGQYRGPLHGIPWGAKDLIAKRGYKTTWGSEAFRDQVVDLDATVVTRLEEAGAVLVAKLSTGELARGDRWFGGQTRNPWNLEEGSGGSSAGPGAATAAGLVGFSLGTETLGSIMGPSRICGVTGLRPTYGRVSRHGVMPAAWSLDKVGPMCRSVEDCALVLSAISGPDGMDLSLADRSFDWDGGLDVRTLRVGYLEDAFEEERSGEAASKENDEAVLEVLRSLGVKLEPVALPAHADLDALMMLLVEEASSLDELTRSGRDELLIKDRDEPEAMLLRAHRLVPGVEYFQMSRHRMRLMEEMARLFERVDVYVAPFLTPSGNLNLRATNATGHPGVAVPTGLNAMGTPTSIHLVGKLYGEKELLALAKAYQDATGHHLRYPNLD
- a CDS encoding (2Fe-2S)-binding protein, whose amino-acid sequence is MISIKVNGTTRNVDVEPGTPLLWVLRDTLELTGTKYGCGIAECGACTVHVDGTATRSCITPVSTVEGQEIVTIEGLAQGDSLHPVQQAWLDEDVVQCGYCQSGQIMSAAELLAHNQQPTDADIDGAMSGNICRCGTYGRIRCAIKRAAKMLRGEPVEPVEGVLR
- a CDS encoding xanthine dehydrogenase family protein molybdopterin-binding subunit encodes the protein MDRETLNRRGFLKIGSAAASGLVLGFYMPEKMGRGILRAQGPFAPNSFVRIAPDDAVTIIVNKSEMGQGVYTSLPMLLAEELDCDWSRIRIESAPARAEYNDPMMGEQTTGGSTSVMSSWEPFRKAGATARALLLQAAATGWGVDAKSLRTENGVVHHDASGKKATYGELSERAAGLPLPADVPLKDPKDFKLIGTNVRRLEGRDKVTGAAKFSIDVRLPGMLTAVVAHPPVCGGTVKSYHADKAMAVKGVVKVKPISTGIAVIAKDFWTARVAREELEIVWDDGPNRMVSTEAARAEYRGLASQPGTVAENEGDAEKAIASSAKRIEAVYEVPYLAHAAMEPLNAVAHVQADRCDIWAGTQYQTMDQRVGAAITGLKPEQVFIHTTLLGGGFGRRANLTSDFVSDAVEVAKGEGVPVKTIWTREEDIQCGYFRPMFVHKLSAGVDANGMPTGWHQRLVGQSIAQGTFLEPFMMKEGIDMSSVEGAAHMPYAIPHRRVESHNAAKTISVLWWRSVGHTHTGFVNECFFDEVAYAGGQDPFELRRKLLQNEPRHLAVLELAAEKAGWGNPLPEGRARGIALRKSFESYVAEVAEVSLDPDGEVRVHKVVCAVDCGIAVNPWNVVAQMESAIVYGLTAALYSELTIDKGRVQQSNFHDYPVLRIDRMPEIEVHLVKSTEPPTGVGEPGVPPIAPAVANALFALTRKRVRKLPIRMSEAV
- a CDS encoding type IV toxin-antitoxin system AbiEi family antitoxin domain-containing protein, with translation MSKPSIVRTMQLLDRPVFRTREIAALRGTSVGAASQALRGLERQGVVSRVARGVWCVPSDPRFNRFLLVSYLSGVHRAYVSFVSALHLHGMIEQIPHVVYAATTAHSHIETTPLGEYSFHQIVPRFFDGFDWYHGQQSFLIASAEKALVDSLYLSTRRGRRFASLPELELGRPFSIQRARGWIRRIPDERIKSLVATELERLWRHAMS
- a CDS encoding nucleotidyl transferase AbiEii/AbiGii toxin family protein, which translates into the protein MSLLAVVEAFHIAFLRAFASSVSADHFAIKGGCNLRFFFGSERYSEDLDVDIHQEPVHQLQEKVMSILESGGLNTTARTYGIDRVRRPNLSKAKQTETVQRFKIHLETTSGEDLPTKIEFSRRGMDQPIRVEAIRPEVLAPYRTPSLIVPHYAADAAVRQKIHALIGRRVPQARDIFDLHVLSAQPELVELDLRTTFSPRELETALTNTYSVEYDEFRDTVLSFLSPESQKRYGSKEVWDQVRLTAVSLIELSLQQ
- a CDS encoding M28 family peptidase — protein: MHSIAGLVVLFQLSSAEAELLSQLDVGRVEAMTRRLSETVAQSPSGAGFASAVSGSPEERALADVIAVELEKLGLEVRRQRFPVRAFDYGEVSLSTNGERLDSITLHSGGGTWGQWDGIEYRRGNRDEGRTLVTSLIDAGQGMAADYADLGDVEGKAVLVEWTSWPGFAIFEAAARGASAIVFHDYPGRSLDDALKQNTVIYHDAIPSVGISIADASSLKRRLGAGPVELELENRVDSELGESENVLGVLEGTDVASEWVAATAHHDRWFRGAQDDAVGVAVVLELARVLSARPAPPRRSHLFVSFGSEETGAADAEFDWLRGSHAFVRAHPEITSRLAYVFNVDGAGWAAERGYFYGTLEASAFHRKLLSDIGLSDRVTLRPGVTDWVDAWTLAAVGGASAGYLLWFEAHGQDGPNAFSPYYHTQHDRISAVSYRNLPHDLKLAALSLLRVDAAEALPFDLGEVARFVLEALEDVRRADVLVESVAEAERWARTLETTEVAGADWRTRNLRLMRARRELVPWLLSLSSEGAVMKTSPYLSDFLALRRARASVELGDSASAREALREVSTMSWGARLSSAAYRAERQMSFGASDWSSEFDQSPEPAAYDVHALYLSLDEGGSVDESRVERLRALEIEALAKCREALFVITGKLQKAVSILKGDVVLGAPPVERKP